A window of the Bombina bombina isolate aBomBom1 chromosome 3, aBomBom1.pri, whole genome shotgun sequence genome harbors these coding sequences:
- the ZC3H10 gene encoding zinc finger CCCH domain-containing protein 10, with product MPNRENYANGASGSGSDESAASAEYVCRDYLRNVCKRGKRCRFKHPDSGEVSDLGVQKNEFVFCHDFQNKECVRINCRFIHGTKEDEEHYKKTGELPPRLRQKVAVGLGLSPTDLSNKDEVPICRDFLKGDCQRGDRCKFRHLQREYDYPQYEYPTDMRGGLLSAGFASGSLVPASARPFESFGPYDNPPDASYYSSPYGRFGERYGERYGDRFAERFDDPVMKKRRVGYEGFYTASPVEYRLLEEENVMLRRRVEDLKKQLSVLAATNEVLLDQNAQFRSQAKVVTLSTLSTTAPTSEQAVGAVNNYNHGIAQTHTTLSSQALQSRAVTQQELVASSGAPSAAQTNAAPQLNPEITPLSAALAQTIAQGMAPPPVSMAPVAVSVAPVAVSMAQPLPGITMSHATTPMVTYPIASQSMRITAMPH from the coding sequence AtgccaaacagggaaaattatgcGAATGGCGCCAGTGGTAGTGGCAGTGATGAATCAGCAGCGTCTGCAGAATATGTATGCCGTGACTATCTGCGCAATGTATGCAAGCGAGGCAAGCGCTGCCGCTTTAAGCATCCAGACTCTGGTGAGGTATCTGACCTTGGGGTGCAGAAGAATGAGTTTGTCTTTTGCCATGATTTTCAAAACAAGGAGTGTGTGCGGATCAACTGTCGCTTCATTCATGGTACCAAAGAAGATGAGGAGCATTATAAGAAAACTGGGGAGCTTCCTCCCCGCTTGCGGCAGAAAGTAGCTGTTGGTCTTGGGCTGTCTCCTACTGATTTGTCAAATAAAGATGAAGTTCCAATTTGTCGTGATTTCTTAAAAGGTGATTGCCAACGTGGGGATAGATGTAAGTTCCGCCACTTACAACGTGAGTATGATTACCCCCAGTATGAATATCCAACTGATATGCGTGGAGGTCTGCTGAGTGCAGGTTTTGCTTCTGGAAGTTTGGTTCCAGCTTCAGCTCGTCCTTTTGAGTCTTTTGGGCCTTATGACAACCCTCCAGATGCAAGTTATTATTCTTCTCCTTATGGCCGCTTTGGTGAACGATATGGAGAGCGTTATGGAGATCGCTTTGCTGAGCGATTTGATGATCCTGTGATGAAGAAACGTCGTGTGGGATATGAGGGTTTTTACACTGCATCCCCTGTAGAGTACCGTCTTCTTGAGGAGGAAAACGTCATGCTTCGGAGACGTGTTGAGGATCTGAAGAAGCAATTGTCTGTTTTGGCTGCAACCAATGAAGTCCTACTTGACCAGAATGCTCAATTTCGCAGTCAGGCCAAAGTGGTTACACTTAGCACACTGAGCACTACAGCCCCAACTAGTGAGCAGGCTGTGGGGGCAGTAAATAATTATAATCATGGTATTGCTCAGACCCACACCACACTAAGTAGCCAAGCATTGCAGTCTCGAGCAGTTACACAGCAGGAGCTGGTAGCTTCATCTGGTGCACCTTCTGCGGCTCAGACCAATGCCGCACCTCAGCTAAACCCAGAAATTACCCCGCTATCAGCTGCGCTTGCGCAAACAATTGCTCAAGGCATGGCTCCTCCCCCTGTCTCCATGGCACCCGTTGCAGTCTCTGTGGCCCCAGTTGCTGTTTCTATGGCTCAGCCCCTCCCTGGTATTACTATGAGTCATGCCACCACACCCATGGTTACCTATCCTATTGCCTCTCAGAGCATGCGCATAACAGCCATGCCTCACTGA